GGATGTCGTCGGGCCGGAGCGCGACGCCCGAACCCAGGTGCTCACACACGAAGGAATCCTTCACCTACGCCCCGTCGTCGGACGAGCCATAGCTGTAGTTCGGATACCACTGTTTCTCGGCTGTGTCGTCGCGCCAGAAGAACTGGCAGAAGACGGGCTCGGGACCGAGCGAAGGCGGGAGCTTCTCCAGGCTGTCCGGGAGTGGCTCCGGGAGCGGGTCGCGGGTGATGCAGACGGTCGTGCCCATGCCGGCCTTGGCGAGTTCGGTGTGCTCGAACAGATAGATCCGGGGCCTCGAGACTTGCGCAAAGCGTGACCGAACCGATCTCTTGCCCACGAACAGAATGCGCGTGAGCTCGGACTGGTCGTCGAGAAGCTGACGGCGGATGCCGTCGCGAGTTTCGGGCGCCGCCAGCGCGACGAGTCTGCCGACGTCGTGGTGAAGCACGGCATCGAGCCAGCGCGTGACGACCGAGCGCAGATCGGCGTAGACCCCGGCCTCGTGAGATACGTCCACTAGCGCGGGCTTGGGCTCGGGTGCCGCGTCGGACCCGGCCACGACAGAGAGGAGTCCGATGCCGATCGCGTACCGGGTGATACGCGGGCTAACGCGCAAAGTAGCGCTCTCGGATCCGCTCGATGTAACTCATCAGCTTCCGGCGACCCTGGATCTCGTCGCGCACGGGACTCTCGATCGGCACCAGCGCGATGTTGGCCAAGAGACCGTACGCCACGGCATCGATCTGACTCGGCGCGCCACCCATCAGGAATGGCTTGTCGCCCAGCACCTCGGCAATCGCCCCGACGTCGGCTCGGCCGATCGCGTGGATCTCCTCGCGAGAGTGCCTGCCGATGCCGTGTGCCTCGAGCTGCTTTCGAACGCCGCGACGCGCGATCGGCGCAATGATCGGCCGTGCCGCAGCAGGGACCCGCCCGAGAATCACCTTGCGCGCGACCGGCCAGTTCTTCTCGACCATCCACCGGTCGTAGACCATCGTCCAGTACAGGTTCTCTTCGATCAGGCGCCGCAGCGCGTGCCCAACGCTGCGCTCGCTGGCCGAGAGACTCGCGTCGGCGCTGCGCTCGAGGCGCTTCTCGAGATATTCGATGATCAGGCCGGAGTCGCCGAGCTTGTTTCCCTCGTGCTCTATCCACGGCAGCTTGCGTTTCGGTCCGCCGAATGGCGTTGCATCGATGACCGCCCGGTAGGGGATGTCGACCATGCGCAGCCAGGTCTCGAGCTTGAGACAGAACGGCCCCACCGAAGGCAGACCCCAGGTGTCCGGGATCTCGTGAACGATCAGCTCCGACAAAGCTCAGTGACTCACGCCGGTCGGACAAGAGTCCGAGAGCTCGCCGAGCTTTTCCGTGTGCACCTTCAGCTGGACGGTGCGCGGCTCGTTCGCGCCGACGAGCAGCTCGAAGATCGTGTCGTAGTCGCCGTTCGACCAGTCGGGGACGGCCGCGCTGCTTCCGAGCCGGCGCAACACGAGCTCGCTGAAATGGACGAT
The window above is part of the Myxococcota bacterium genome. Proteins encoded here:
- a CDS encoding glutathione S-transferase family protein, which codes for MSELIVHEIPDTWGLPSVGPFCLKLETWLRMVDIPYRAVIDATPFGGPKRKLPWIEHEGNKLGDSGLIIEYLEKRLERSADASLSASERSVGHALRRLIEENLYWTMVYDRWMVEKNWPVARKVILGRVPAAARPIIAPIARRGVRKQLEAHGIGRHSREEIHAIGRADVGAIAEVLGDKPFLMGGAPSQIDAVAYGLLANIALVPIESPVRDEIQGRRKLMSYIERIRERYFAR